AACGCTGCCACTAAAATTAGCTTTAGCGAGCCTATGGAAATTGAAGGCAAGCAACTGGAAGCCGGAGAATATTCTATTTTTAGCATTCCTGGCAAAAATGAATGGACGATCATCTTGAATAAAGATGCAAAAGCTAGTACTGCTCAGTATGACGAAGCTAAAGATGCTGCTCGCTTTACTGTAAACACACAGAAAAGTAAAATGGATCATGAGTCTTTTACTATTATGTTTTCTGACGTAAAAGACAATTCTGCTGCGATTAATATCGCATGGGAAAATACAGTAGTTCAGTTCAGCATTACTGATCCCGATGTTGACGAGAAAGTGATGGGCCAGATTAAAGAGCAGATACCTAATGCGGGAAATAACGATAATGTGTACTTTGCCGCTGCAAGCTATTATTATGAAAATGATAAAGACTTACAGCAAGCCGCTGAGTGGATAGACAAAGCTGTAGAGATTAATAGCGAAAAATTTTGGGTAATGCACTTGCAGGCTAAAATTCACGCTAAACTTAATAATAATGATAAAGCAAAACAGGCTGCAGAGAAATCTAAGGAGCTAGCACAAAAAGCTGGTAATGCCGATTATGTAAAGCTCAATGACAAATTGCTATCTTCAATAAAGTAAGTAGAATGTATTTAGTAGAATAAAAGCCCGGTATATGCCGGGCTTTTTGGCTAACAAATAGTTTTTATCGCTGTTTTAACTGCATGAAAATAGCTAAAAAGTACCAACTGAAAGAAAGAGATATTGACCGCATTGTTGAGATGGCCTGGGAAGATCGCACACCTTTTGATGCAATTGAGTCACAATTTGGTGTGCCTGAAGAAGATGTGATCAAGCTGATGCGCCTAGAAATGAAAGAAAGCTCCTGGAAGAGGTGGAGAAAGCGTGTGCAGGGACGATTCACCAAACATAGAAGCAAATCTGAAACGCTAAAATTCAAAAGCAGCCGACAGAAAAAAATATCTCAGAACAAAATTAGTAAGCGTTAATACCGTATTATTCTGTTTTTTTTGTATTCCTATCATAAAGCGCTTGGCGCTGCGTTGCACTTATATTAACTTACCCGGGCTTAATACATAGGCCATAATTGGAATTTTCATTCCTTCGGGCTAATCTTGCAAAATAATTTGAACCATTGAGTG
This window of the Porifericola rhodea genome carries:
- a CDS encoding DUF2911 domain-containing protein, with translation MKKVSVLICLFFAVITNTAFAQLNTPAPSPFSKVSQVVGLTEVEIAYSRPAMRGRGIYGDLVPYDKVWRTGANAATKISFSEPMEIEGKQLEAGEYSIFSIPGKNEWTIILNKDAKASTAQYDEAKDAARFTVNTQKSKMDHESFTIMFSDVKDNSAAINIAWENTVVQFSITDPDVDEKVMGQIKEQIPNAGNNDNVYFAAASYYYENDKDLQQAAEWIDKAVEINSEKFWVMHLQAKIHAKLNNNDKAKQAAEKSKELAQKAGNADYVKLNDKLLSSIK
- a CDS encoding TIGR03643 family protein, whose protein sequence is MKIAKKYQLKERDIDRIVEMAWEDRTPFDAIESQFGVPEEDVIKLMRLEMKESSWKRWRKRVQGRFTKHRSKSETLKFKSSRQKKISQNKISKR